One Malassezia restricta chromosome III, complete sequence DNA segment encodes these proteins:
- a CDS encoding WD domain, G-beta repeat protein, translating into MDFTSTYSYASWNSLAFSPGSTFLAYVDSSTRKSVTVRVVGTLQVVRSWELDEPLDSLEWSLDGLYLLVSAYSTFQGVSYVLPLDPDASVTDNSDDGRGWIARIEAAQGLVHATWLPIRRIPAIVQFFPFHTAIIYSLADQSCTMLPNTALNRVCALPSEHFGVVQREKECDQVCLYTPHTSDAPSLEQPVQWQLYRAVPTNMSHTSGITWSPDGQFVAVWDHILEYKLSVYTAHGTPQVVLTIQDDDVPSTHVPISAAECRSALTPQETGRARRVSLRASRTSSRRLSSGTTRRLSHALGVRIVAWHPSSEFLAVGGYDDHVHVLSLSDWSLSYSLDVSVTALSCMESLPHIWVEPYRWFDATGGRGIVPMEVSTAADVPTLLNTQTLQTGTNWIAWNNDGSVLACRNEGMPTAVLLYEFFGLHERSVDAHLRLLGIIVLSSPVRDVVWRPEHACSLVLVTGQSSVYCWSMNDTQCCEAVAIPNDKFQASHITCSPDGKTLLLADTHSFCCVVTATEDAGPSGEAAS; encoded by the coding sequence atgGACTTTACGTCCACGTATAGCTACGCGTCGTGGAACAGCCTAGCCTTCTCACCAGGATCGACGTTTCTGGCTTATGTGGATAGCTCCACTCGCAAAAGTGTGACGGTGCGCGTCGTAGGCACGCTACAAGTTGTCCGTTCCTGGGAACTGGATGAACCGCTGGATTCGTTGGAGTGGTCGTTGGATGGGCTATATCTGCTGGTAAGTGCGTACAGCACATTTCAAGGGGTATCCTATGTGCTCCCGCTCGACCCAGATGCAAGTGTGACTGATAACTCCGACGACGGTCGCGGATGGATCGCACGGATCGAAGCGGCACAGGGCTTAGTGCACGCCACTTGGTTGCCGATTCGACGCATCCCTGCTATTGTGCAATTTTTTCCTTTTCACACTGCCATTATATACTCGCTTGCTGACCAGTCTTGTACGATGCTGCCGAATACAGCTTTGAATCGCGTGTGCGCACTTCCCTCGGAACACTTTGGTGTGGTGCAGCGCGAAAAAGAGTGTGATCAGGTGTGTCTCTATACCCCACACACTTCAGATGCTCCGTCACTCGAGCAACCCGTCCAATGGCAGTTGTACCGTGCCGTGCCCACCAATATGTCACATACATCGGGCATAACCTGGAGCCCCGACGGCCAATTTGTGGCCGTTTGGGATCACATACTCGAATACAAACTATCCGTGTACACGGCACACGGCACACCCCAAGTGGTTCTCACGATccaagacgacgacgtgccaaGTACTCATGTACCGATCTCGGCTGCCGAATGCCGCTCGGCTTTGACTCCTCAAGAGACCgggcgcgcacgtcgcgtaTCACTGCGCGCATCACGTACTTCATCGCGTCGCTTATCGAGCGGCACAACGCGGCGCTTAAGTCATGCGTTGGGCGTGCGCATAGTGGCATGGCACCCATCATCTGAATTCCTTGCCGTCGGTGGTTACGATGATCACGTCCATGTTCTGAGCCTGAGTGACTGGTCCCTTTCATACTCTTTGGATGTCAGTGTGAcggccttgagctgcaTGGAGAGTCTACCGCACATATGGGTCGAGCCGTATCGGTGGTTTGATGCTACAGGAGGCCGAGGCATTGTGCCGATGGAAGTATCAACGGCTGCAGACGTCCCGACACTTCTGAATACACAAACCTTGCAAACAGGTACCAACTGGATCGCATGGAATAACGATGGCAGTGTGCTAGCCTGTCGAAACGAAGGTATGCCGACGGCCGTGCTTTTGTATGAATTCTTCGGTCTCCATgagcgcagcgtcgacgcccaTCTGCGACTTTTAGGCATTATTGTGCTTTCTTCACCTGTGCGAGATGTCGTTTGGCGACCTGAGCATGCTTGCAGTTTGGTCCTTGTGACTGGTCAGAGCTCTGTATATTGTTGGTCGATGAATGACACACAGTGTTGTGAGGCTGTGGCCATTCCCAACGACAAATTCCAAGCGTCGCATATCACATGTTCTCCCGATGGAAAAACGTTACTCTTGGCTGACACGCATAGCTTctgctgcgtcgtgacAGCAACGGAAGACGCAGGGCCGAGCGGTGAAGCCGCCTCATAG
- a CDS encoding RNA-binding protein 39 produces MYADKEEALRRTLASGPMTPEEREKQLQEELRRRAADSRRDTHHQSHDMRRASRRRGEEVEDRYMSQAPRDSGDGRWREEASYRHQRSGGRRPHHGDDARMRRRSRSPVGRGSRAVPFGAEYETKSVFCSELDSRVGQRDLGEFFEDNLGPHSVVDVRLEVEVKTGASRGIGYVELSDAALVPRALELSGKRMFGWPILVQNADAARKNPVVGMYEPPRASVSTTSVPPPAAVPSNTDARLYVGNLHFDIAAPHVRAVFEPFGPLDDVEVYYHPVTGKSKGFAFVQFQEVQDAQQAMEQLNGMDLAGRAMRVGPVNARGSDRRDVGPSHEAAPTAVLLRHMFDPREETEPQWHVDLSEDVRLECTRHGHVDSVFVDKDSHDGEVYVCFHRPEEAQSACASLQGRFFGGKLVEARLIQASLAQAKYAST; encoded by the coding sequence ATGTACGCCGATAAGGAAGAAGCATTGCGCCGAACGCTAGCGTCAGGACCTATGACGCCAGAAGAGCGTGAGAAACAGCTGCAAGAAGAGCTGCGTCGAAGAGCCGCTGATTCGCGGCGCGATACGCATCATCAATCGCACGACATGcgacgagcgtcgcgaAGGCGTGGAGAGGAAGTTGAGGACCGGTACATGTCACAAGCTCCGCGTGATAGTGGCGATGGACGTTGGCGTGAGGAAGCATCATATCGGCATCAGAGATCAGGTGGACGGAGACCGCAccatggcgacgacgcacgtaTGCGACGCCGAAGTCGAAGTCCGGTTGGCCGCGGATCGCGGGCGGTGCCGTTTGGTGCTGAATACGAGACCAAGTCGGTGTTTTGCAGTGAGCTGGACTCGCGTGTAGGACAGCGTGACTTGGGTGAGTTTTTTGAGGACAACTTGGGTCCCCATTCGGTTGTGGATGTGCGACTTGAAGTCGAGGTAAAAACGGGTGCATCACGAGGAATCGGCTATGTCGAACTCAGCGATGCAGCACTCGTGCCTCGAGCTTTAGAGCTGAGCGGGAAGCGGATGTTTGGATGGCCGATTCTTGTGCAGAATGCAGATGCGGCGCGCAAAAACCCAGTTGTCGGCATGTACGAGCCACCACGGGCGTCGGTATCGACGACAagtgtgccgccgcccgccgCTGTGCCATCGAATACGGATGCGCGGCTATATGTTGGCAATCTACACTTTGATATTGCGGCACCGCATGTGCGTGCGGTGTTCGAGCCGTTTGGGCCATTGGACGATGTCGAGGTGTATTACCATCCTGTGACGGGTAAGAGCAAGGGCTTCGCTTTTGTGCAGTTTCAAGAGGTACAAGATGCGCAGCAGGCTATGGAGCAGCTTAATGGCATGGACCTTGCAggccgtgcgatgcgcgtcgGACCGGTGAATGCGCGTGGATCTGACAGGCGCGACGTAGGTCCATCGCATGAGGCGGCACCAACGGCCGTTCTGTTGCGGCATATGTTTGATCCGCGAGAAGAGACGGAGCCGCAATGGCACGTGGATTTATCTGAGGACGTGCGACTCGAATGCACTCGGCATGGACATGTCGATTCCGTCTTTGTCGATAAGGACAGTCACGATGGCGAGGTGTACGTATGTTTTCATCGTCCCGAAGAGGCGCAGAGTGCATGCGCAAGTCTTCAAGGCCGCTTTTTCGGTGGCAAGTTGGTAGAGGCGAGGCTGATCCAAGCTTCGCTCGCTCAGGCCAAATATGCCTCCACGTGA
- a CDS encoding general transcription factor IIIA, translating into MVEAEQGARRVWVCDVDGCGKTYVKQARLLEHQRVHTGERPFVCEHCGASYMRSTHLAAHMRTHMDESMKPLACSHEGCTKRFWTQQHLRRHVLSCHAMETGAHSMRMLDAQAALGEAGVAGLYHCDSPGCDLVFSKRKHLYQHRREAHADPSCSHAPFVCDVCHKHFLTNAKRRHHMRIHEEGRYQCILPHAVAPLPPEHPPHTDTGVSWSFATWTHLQRHMRLCHPPTCPVCGRAFANREKMRRHQHTHALREPLLCPWNGCDKAFQRASSLRVHISRVHHGERPFVCKVCGQSFGYKHLLQRHEHTHTKCEPHQDTSHVGQLKRKRARVLPCPWDKVGSESCPKKFARLYDVRRHLASVHGLSLSDAELCTLMPEEPHAMKRPRVM; encoded by the coding sequence ATGGTCGAGGCagagcaaggcgcgcgtcgcgtgtgGGTATGTGACGTCGATGGGTGTGGCAAGACGTACGTCAAGCAGGCACGGCTACTCGAGCATCAGCGTGTGCACACCGGCGAGCGGCCATTTGTGTGCGAGCACTGCGGTGCATCGTACATGCGTTCCACGCATCTTGCCGCGCATATGCGCACTCACATGGACGAGTCCATGAAGCCGTTAGCATGCTCGCACGAGGGGTGCACGAAACGATTTTGGACGCAGCAGCATTTGCGGCGACACGTGTTATCGTGTCATGCGATGGAAACTGGGGCACACTCAATGCGTATGCTGGACGCTCAAgccgcgctgggcgaggcggGCGTCGCGGGGCTCTACCATTGCGACAGTCCCGGCTGTGACCTTGTCTTTTCGAAGCGCAAGCACCTGTATCAGCACaggcgcgaggcgcacgcTGACCCATCGTGTAGCCATGCTCCCTTTGTGTGTGACGTGTGTCACAAGCACTTTCTTACCAACGCCAAGCGGCGACACCACATGCGGATCCACGAAGAGGGGCGCTACCAGTGCATTCTCCCTCACGCTGTAGCGCCGCTTCCCCCTGAGCATCCGCCCCATACCGATACAGGCGTCAGCTGGTCGTTTGCGACATGGACGCATCTTCAGCGGCATATGCGGCTGTGTCATCCCCCCACATGCCCTGTCTGTGGCCGTGCGTTTGCCAATCGTGAAAAGATGCGTCGCCAtcagcacacgcacgcacTGCGTGAGCCGCTTCTTTGCCCATGGAATGGCTGTGACAAGGCATTTcagcgcgcgtcgtcacTCCGTGTGCACATATCTCGAGTGCATCACGGCGAGCGCCCATTTGTGTGCAAGGTGTGTGGGCAGTCGTTTGGCTACAAGCATCTCCTTCAGCGGCACGAACACACACACACGAAATGCGAGCCTCATCAGGACACGTCGCATGTCGGACAACTGAAGCGAAAACGAGCGCGTGTCTTGCCATGCCCATGGGACAAGGTGGGCTCGGAGTCGTGTCCCAAGAAGTTTGCGAGGCTGTACGATGTGCGGCGGCATCTAGCGAGTGTCCACGGTCTATCGCTGAGTGATGCTGAACTATGTACATTGATGCCTGAGGAGCCTCACGCAATGAAAAGACCGCGTGTCATGTAA
- a CDS encoding guanyl-nucleotide exchange factor — protein sequence MRNDAVQNDTWLLDPLMTEQVARPPILTHDMSIQPRLNETPDIFSRRLYQYTKGAPALCGTTARLLSLHSTPFLCKALDAYMLRFHFQRYPIDIALRYFLALEHLPTESQQIDRILMAFARRYAACNPDTTNTDTTYFLSFALLLLHTDLHAQHARPRLSQSAFVSLASPSKMPAVVLECLYDNTSLVEFMFMRGRLSTDSRRAADRERYALYKLIMSGQVLNLQSQQRLMLPLQYASRSWTAQDIQHAKLKAQTILVTVPSRWRKRQAAQYRVQCLLSGAVRLCRVSEDELDDVKNGCWRSWIIMVTSSALFWCKDMPDTTLRLEQVQPLSDALCVQDALMPHLLRLRIQQRWLMLDAGDQRDAWLDHLNYAASLAMCQDPLDESLCIPVGLTLTCQFVAPSMAEPMAGNVYLMRAQRMLTTRQYVTTLCVRHKALVHAEEESRRYAHHLGMLTPLRKSMRDYIEHAMHAALRSLRATQWELAFVACRLNFLRAEQRLLERHLHHHYV from the coding sequence ATGAGGAATGATGCGGTGCAGAACGATACATGGCTGCTAGATCCTCTCATGACGGAACAAGTCGCGCGTCCTCCGATCCTCACGCATGATATGTCCATACAACCCAGATTGAATGAGACGCCCGACATTTTCAGCCGGCGTCTGTATCAATATACCAAAGGTGCACCAGCCTTATGCGGCACCACGGCGCGGCTCCTCAGTCTGCACTCGACGCCATTCTTATGCAAGGCACTTGATGCGTACATGTTGCGCTTCCATTTCCAAAGATACCCGATCGATATTGCACTGCGCTACTTTttggcgctcgagcacctgCCAACCGAGTCGCAGCAGATCGATCGAATTCTCATGGCTTTTGCGCGGCGGTACGCGGCATGCAATCCAGATACGACGAATACAGATACTACATATTTTCTTTCTTTTGCCCTGCTGCTTCTTCATACTGACCTTCATGCCCAgcacgctcggcctcgaCTGAGCCAGTCGGCATTCGTGTCACTGGCAAGCCCCAGCAAGATGCCAGCCGTCGTGCTCGAATGTCTATATGATAATACGAGCCTCGTTGAGTTTATGTTTATGCGCGGGCGTCTGAGTACGGATAGCCGACGTGCTGCAGATCGCGAGCGCTATGCACTGTACAAACTGATCATGTCAGGGCAGGTGTTGAATCTGCAGAGTCAACAGCGTTTGATGCTTCCACTGCAGTATGCGTCTCGCTCGTGGACAGCCCAAGATATTCAGCATGCCAAGCTCAAGGCGCAGACAATTTTGGTCACGGTCCCTTCGCGCTGGCGCAAGCGACAAGCTGCACAGTACCGTGTGCAGTGCTTGCTGAGCGGCGCGGTACGGCTGTGCCGCGTCAGTGAGGACGAGCTAGATGACGTCAAAAATGGCTGTTGGCGGTCATGGATAATCATGGTAACGAGTTCAGCGCTATTTTGGTGTAAAGACATGCCAGATACGACCCTGCGTCTTGAGCAAGTGCAGCCCTTGTCTGATGCGCTCTGTGTCCAGGATGCATTGATGCCACATCTTCTGCGTCTGCGCATTCAGCAGCGATGGCTTATGTTGGATGCCGGTGATCAGCGTGATGCATGGCTCGATCACCTGAACTACGCGGCGAGCCTGGCGATGTGCCAGGATCCATTAGACGAATCGCTGTGCATACCCGTGGGACTGACGCTGACATGCCAGTTCGTGGCGCCCTCCATGGCAGAGCCAATGGCTGGTAATGTGTACCTCATGCGTGCTCAAAGGATGCTGACCACTCGGCAATATGTTACGACGCTGTGCGTACGCCacaaggcgctcgtgcatgccgAGGAAGAGAGCCGTCGGTATGCTCACCACCTAGGTATGTTGACACCGCTGCGCAAGTCGATGCGCGATTACATCGagcacgcgatgcacgccgcgctgcgctcgctccgTGCGACGCAATGGGAGCTCGCATTCGTGGCATGTCGCCTAAACTTtctgcgtgccgagcagcgcctgctggaGAGACATTTACATCATCACTACGTATAA